The Sulfurimonas sp. genome contains a region encoding:
- the panB gene encoding 3-methyl-2-oxobutanoate hydroxymethyltransferase → MTKKMTITSIKKSKGVSPLVMITAYDALFARLFETNADMILIGDSLNMSFAGKSDTLSATLDQMIYHTNAVANGAKETFLICDMPFGTYVNKKEALKNAIKVFQETPADAIKIEGGEDRADIIEYLCSNQIAVCGHIGLLPQAVRLEGGYKIKGKTDEERLQLIRDARAVEKAGAFCMVIEGVKAEVACEVAKSVEIPVIGIGSGKDVDGQVLVFSDMLGLFEEFTPKFVKKYMDGATLVKSAVKNYADEVKTREFPQDIHTY, encoded by the coding sequence ATGACTAAAAAAATGACAATAACTTCTATCAAAAAAAGCAAGGGTGTTTCGCCTTTAGTTATGATAACGGCTTATGATGCTCTTTTTGCAAGACTCTTTGAGACAAATGCCGATATGATTTTAATCGGGGACAGCTTAAATATGAGTTTTGCCGGTAAAAGCGACACGCTGAGTGCGACGCTAGATCAGATGATATATCATACAAATGCGGTTGCCAATGGAGCAAAAGAGACTTTTTTGATTTGCGATATGCCTTTTGGAACTTATGTAAATAAAAAAGAGGCGCTTAAAAACGCTATAAAAGTATTTCAAGAAACTCCCGCGGATGCCATAAAAATAGAAGGCGGGGAAGATAGAGCCGATATCATAGAGTATCTCTGCTCAAATCAAATTGCGGTTTGCGGGCATATCGGGTTACTGCCTCAAGCGGTTCGTTTGGAGGGCGGTTATAAAATAAAGGGTAAAACGGATGAGGAGAGATTGCAACTCATAAGAGATGCAAGGGCGGTTGAGAAAGCCGGTGCATTTTGTATGGTAATAGAGGGTGTCAAAGCCGAAGTTGCGTGCGAGGTTGCAAAAAGCGTAGAGATTCCTGTAATCGGCATAGGTTCGGGTAAAGATGTAGACGGTCAGGTTCTTGTTTTTTCGGATATGTTGGGACTTTTTGAAGAGTTTACGCCTAAGTTTGTAAAGAAATATATGGACGGTGCGACTTTGGTTAAGAGCGCAGTCAAAAACTATGCAGATGAAGTCAAAACTAGAGAATTTCCTCAAGATATACACACTTACTAA
- a CDS encoding Hpt domain-containing protein, with the protein MEKYFMGVKSDLYSNFDFEIVDEFLDHYSMMVEAMEIMILDLSKPNMYAQSINELFRVFHNIKSASGYLKIAQMNKLSAFVEDVLEQIRANHSSINEETTNWLLSISDMFGVWKNDLKLDKELTHIKYSLLKLPDLENN; encoded by the coding sequence ATGGAGAAATATTTTATGGGTGTAAAAAGTGATTTATATTCTAACTTTGATTTTGAAATAGTCGATGAATTTTTAGATCACTACTCAATGATGGTTGAGGCGATGGAAATTATGATTCTGGATTTATCAAAACCAAATATGTACGCTCAAAGCATAAACGAACTTTTTCGCGTTTTTCATAATATAAAATCAGCTTCCGGATACCTAAAAATCGCACAAATGAATAAACTTTCCGCTTTCGTAGAAGATGTGCTTGAGCAGATAAGAGCTAATCATAGCAGCATCAACGAAGAGACTACAAACTGGCTACTAAGCATAAGCGATATGTTTGGAGTGTGGAAAAACGACTTAAAACTCGATAAAGAGCTTACCCATATAAAATATTCTCTACTTAAATTACCTGACTTGGAAAACAATTGA
- the trpA gene encoding tryptophan synthase subunit alpha, producing the protein MKKLVAYITSGYPEKSFSIDLALALGESGVDTLELGVPFSDPVADGPLIEKANHKALELGFKFTHLLEISKVVAPKIDTLWMGYFNSFYQHDMYKLIPHAKELGVNGFIIPDLPYEEALAYEELFDSNKMSNISFVAPTDSKERIKTIVENSKKFIYMVAYTGITGSGVSEDLQPIITSIKKHTQTPIYVGFGVNKKTAKDKVKGADGVIVGSAFVEILLNDTLSYTQKINNCKELAQILKSEINS; encoded by the coding sequence TTGAAAAAATTAGTCGCATATATAACATCCGGTTATCCGGAAAAATCTTTTAGTATTGATTTAGCTTTGGCACTTGGAGAGAGCGGCGTAGATACGCTGGAACTCGGTGTACCTTTTTCCGATCCCGTGGCTGACGGTCCTTTGATAGAAAAGGCAAATCATAAAGCGCTTGAACTTGGATTTAAGTTTACACATCTTTTAGAGATTTCAAAAGTTGTTGCTCCGAAAATAGACACTTTGTGGATGGGATACTTTAATAGCTTCTATCAGCATGATATGTACAAACTGATTCCACACGCAAAAGAGTTAGGGGTAAACGGCTTTATAATTCCTGATTTACCGTATGAAGAGGCTTTGGCATACGAAGAGCTTTTTGATTCAAACAAAATGTCAAATATCAGCTTTGTAGCTCCGACGGACAGCAAAGAGAGAATCAAAACTATAGTTGAGAATTCTAAAAAATTTATCTATATGGTAGCATATACGGGAATAACAGGCTCAGGTGTTTCAGAGGATCTTCAACCGATTATAACATCCATAAAAAAACATACGCAAACCCCAATCTATGTCGGATTCGGCGTAAACAAAAAAACGGCAAAAGATAAAGTAAAAGGTGCTGATGGAGTAATCGTAGGAAGTGCTTTTGTAGAGATACTGTTAAACGACACTTTAAGCTATACGCAAAAGATAAACAACTGCAAGGAACTTGCTCAAATACTAAAGAGTGAGATAAATAGCTAA